ACAGCCCAAAAATCATTTATTTCTGATAAGATTTCACCGCATCTGTGCGAAGGCCAAGCGAATCGGCGATGGTTTGCCATGAAAACGCAGCCACGTTGCCATCGTCGTGCACGGCGTAGAAAGCGCCATTTTTAAATGGCCCAAAAGCATATTGGCTCAGCGCCACGCCATCGGTGTTTGCGGTGATTTCACCCAAAAAAGCACCGAGATGTGCGAAGGTTTTCCGGTCAAAAATATGGAAAGTGTTTGCCTTGTAATCTTGGTCAGTAGCGATCCAATAGCCGGTGCTATCATCGGCGGCGTAAAGCGCAATGCCTTCTGGCTCTTGCTTGAAAATTCCCTTTCCGATAATGGTTCCAGTAAATTTCCCATCCAGCGTATAAACTTTCAAATCGTGCTCAGAGTCGTGTTCATCGGCTACGAGCAAGGTGTTGTTGGCCGGGTCGGCGTAAATGCTTTCAACGGTTTTCAGTACGCCCGCGCCCGCCGTGTCGCCGAACACGCCGGCAAGCTTGTAAGTCACTTTTCCGTTTTCAACGCTGAATTGATAGTGATGAACGCGTTCGCCCAGTTCGTTTGCCGGCGGCAATTTTTCGTCGGGTGTTTCGTAATTGTCGGTGACGTAAAGCTCGTACGTGTTGGGTGCGCTGGCAAAAACGGTCAAGCCATAAGGGCGTTTCAAATTATCTGCGCCGATAAGTTCAAGCGGTTTAAAATCCGGCAGCGCGAAAAGCTGCACGCGCTGGTTGTCGCGCTCGACCACCAGCGCCAAGTCGTCAATCACAGCAACGCCATTTGGACGCTTAAACTCACCGAGCTTTTGGCCAGATTGGCCAACACGCTTAATGATGTTGCCCGTCGCGGCGTCATTAACGAGCAGCACATCGGTTTCTTTTGCCGTCGAGATAATCCAGTTTTCCGATTCAGAATGATTCCAAATCGCAGGCGAATCGACATTGTCTTGTTCGTTGCGCTTGGTGAGAAAATCTTCTTTGATGCGAACCTGTTTGTATGCTGCCGATGGGCTTTCGGTTTGAGCCGGCGTTTGCTTTTCTTTTTGTGTGCAGGCCGTGTGCGTGAAAAGCAAGAGGACGGCGCTAAAGAGAATTGGCCAGAAGTTTCGAGAGTAAGTCATATTGAACGGACATGTTTTGGTTTGAACAAAAGATAACAAATCGGCGAAACGGAAAATAAAGAAGCCATCTCATATTGAGATGGCTTCAAAAACAAATGGATCGCAGCGATTTATAAGCTGTACTTAAATCCGAGACGAGCCCAGAAGCCGTAGTATTCGCGAGTTGCTGGCGTATCCAAGGTGTTGTAGAAATCTACGCGGCGTTCGTTGGTTAAGTTAATAACCTCGCCATAAACGCTGACGTTGTCGCTCAAGCGTTGGCTGGCGGAAACGTCAATTTGCAAGCGGTCATCAATTTTGTAAAGATCATCACCGTCGATTTCGGAAATGAACTCGCCGTTGAAGTTTGCCGAAACACGAGCGTTAAAGCCGCCGCGTGTGTAATACAACGCCAAGTTTCCAACATGTTTGGATTGACCTGGAAGATCGATTTCCGTTTCTGCTTCGTCTGTGCCAGCTAAGTTTTTAACTGTCGCAGATGAGTTGGTGTAAGTGTAGTTTGCATAAACGCCCAAGCCGCTCAGCACGCCCGGCAAGAAGGTCAAGTTTTGCTGCCATGCAACTTCAAGTCCCCAAAGGGTTGCGTCATCGCCATTAACCGACTGCGTGATTTCTACATCTTCAACGCCACGGAACGTGCCGTCATAGGTTTTTTTGTAGATGAAGTCGCTCAGGCTCTTGTAGAAAAAGCCTGCTGAAATAACGCCAACGCTACCAATATAATGTTCTCCGAAAAGATCCAAGTTGAAGGATTTGACCGGCTCTAAGTCCAAGTTGCCAAGTTCGGCTTCTTTATCGTCAAGGTCGAATTCAGCGCCTTGTACCATGTCGCCGAAGTTCGGTCTGGCATAAGAGTAAGTGGCTGCCGCGCGAAGGATGGAGAAATCGTTCAAGTTGTACTTCAAGTGAACCATTGGCAGAACAAGGCCATAATTGTTCGTGCCGGAGACTTTCACAGCTGCATCGTTTTCAGCATCCCATTCGCCAGCGTCGTATTCCACATCGGTGTATTCATAGCGAACGCCAGCAAGCAACATGAGTTTGTTGAACTGGAACTCACTCATCACATAACCAGCGTACACATTTTCAGAAGCATCGTACTCAGAAAGTGTTTTTTCTTCCAATGCGGCTTCCTCGTCGTTTTCAAAATAATCCGGGTGAGCCAAAAGATAGCGTCTGAATGAAGCGACATCAGGGAATTTGCCGGTTTTGTAATCGCCATTTGCAAAGTCATCGGATTCATATTCACCCAAAAATTGAGAAAGGGTGAGGTCGTCGATGCCATCTTTCAACTTCCATTCATTGTAGTATTTATACTCGTAGTCCTTATCCTTGAAGCGCACTTTTCCACCGAACTTCAGTTTGCCAGGTGTTTTGCCAAACTGGAACGGATAAGCCATGTTGACTTTACCCGTAATGTTTTGGTCGGTAGCCATGGTTTCGGATTCTTCATACTTGTCAAATTCGAACGCATCGGTTTCGCTGCAGTAGCAGAAGGTGTTTCCATCTTCATCTTTCACAGAAGTAATTTTCGGCACAAGTGCATCGTCGACATCCAAATCGATATCCAAGCCGCTGACTTCAAAATATAATTGGCGATCGTGCGGGGTTTCTTGGCGAGCGTATGCGTAAGACGCTTCGTAATCCAAGTTGAAGTTGTTGGATGCGTGCGTACCGCCCAGGTTGAAGCTATAAACGCCTTGATTTTCAGGGCGCGACTTCATGTTTTTGTTGATAGTCCATTCGTCATCGTCTTCATCATATGAGAATTCAACGCGGCGACGGTTTTCATGCTCGCGCAAATCGCTATATAAAGCGCGGAGATAAATCATGTTGTTGTCGTCGAAACGATAGTCAAACGTAGAGCTAAGGCCAACACGATTTCTTTCGATGTCGTAATCGCGAAGCTCAAAGGTTTGAAGCTCTGGCAAGCCTTCATCGTTATCGAGCGCCCAGTCGTCCATCTCATTTTTTTGAGAACCGCGGTGACTTGGATGATAGCTAAGGTTAAACATGTAACCGAATTTGCCGTCATTCAGGCGCTGGCCCAAATTTACAGAAGATTGATAACCGAATTTGGAAACCAAGTCGTTGTATTCGCCAGCCAGCGACGCATTGACTTTCAGCACGTCGCTCTGTGCGGTGCGCGTGATTAAATTCACGTTACCGCCAATCGCGTCACCGTCCATGTCCGGTGTAAGCGCTTTTGTGACTTCCAACGAAGCCAGCTGATCGGCAGGAACAGCATCCAACGCGATGTAGCGAACATCGCCTTCAGGAGACGGAATTTGCTCACCGTTGATGCTCACGTTGGTGTATTGCGGAGAAAGACCGCGCACAAACACATAGCGGCCTTCGCCTTCGTCGCGCTCGATATTCACACCCGGAATGCGCTGCAGGGCTTCGGCTGCGTTCGGGTCAGGAAAACGGCTAATTTGATCAGCCGCAACGATGTTTTTAATTGTTTCAGAAGCGCGCTGCTGGTTCAAGGCTTTGGCTTGGCCTTCGAGCTGTCCGGTAACAACGACTTCGCCGGTTTGTAGCAACTTGCTTTTCATAATCACGTTCAACGTGACGGTTTCACCAGATTTTACATCAACCTCAACTGTTTGTGTCTCAAATCCGAGGTAGGAAATTTTAATCTCTTGCTTGCCTTCGAATGTACTTGGTAAAACTAAGCTGAAGTCGCCAGAAAGGTTTGTTGCCGTTCCAATTAAAGTGCCAACCACATCGATGGTTGCGCCGGGAAGCGGCACTTTGGCCTCTTCATCAACAACTTTCCCGATGATTCGTCCGGTTTGTTCCGCGTAGCCGTTTTGCAATGAGAACAGGCTTAGCGCAAACCAAAGAGGAAATAATCTTCCCCAAAAACTGCGTCCCCAATGAGTCATATAAATTGTCTTTGATTTTTTGAAAAAAGCTGTACCCTCGCCATGCCTGGAAAATATCTTTTGTAGGAAGGGGAAATATGGAACTGCGGGGAAAAGAAAAAGAACCTTGCCTGGCCTATTGAGCCCTTTTGGCTCGTGATAGTTGATGGCAACACACGTGCTTGTTAATTGCTGTGGCGATATTCTCGTTGGCATAAAAAAGTACCCGTGTTCTAAATCCAACCAATTTATTGTGCCACCATTAAGAAATAATTAAAAGGATGTTATTTCTACGAAACATACGCAACCTGTTGAAATTGGGGAAAGCTGTTTCTGTTTGAAAACAGGAGGCTAAAAAATGGAAAGCAAGGGACAATCATAAGAAACATCGCCCAACAAAGCGATGCAAAAATCATTTCATTCTGGCGATGTTTCTTTTGGGAAAACTTAGCGCGTTGGAATGGCTTCTATCAACGCAGCGTGATAAAATCCATGATGGATTTTGGCTTGTTGATTGAGTTTTTTTCCGCCCATACGCAAACTTTCGTTCACCGTGTCGTCTTTCATCATTTGCAAATTCATGCGGCGGTCGTTTTTGGGGAAAAATTCGCCGATCCACATTTTGAACGCAAGCATGCTATTGTAAGGCGCATAAGTGAAAATAAACGGCCCTTTGCTCATTTTCGCCATCTTCGAACACATCTGCTTGAAGCCTTTGGCCGGATAGTGAATCAGCACATCGAAGCAGACCACCGCGTCGAAGCTGCCGCTGATAGATTCCAAATCGCCGACATTGAAGTTGATTCTATCGGCAACGCCTTCGCGCTTGGCATCGACTTTGGCCTGCTCGACCATTTGCGCCGCAATGTCAATCGCCGTCACATTAAAACCGCGCTTGGCAATTGCGATGGAAAAAAGTCCCGTGCCGCAGCCCGCATCCAAAATGGTTGCACCCTTTGGCAGGTTATGCGACATGAGCCAGCTTTCGGCCTGAGCCATCATTTGTGCGTGGCCGTCGCGCACGGTTTTGCGAATAGATGAAACTTCCTTTTGTCCATAAATTGCTGACCATCTTTGAAACCCAATTCCGTTGAAGTAAGATTGAAGCTCCTCTTTATGAAGCTCCACATCAACGATTTCTTTGCCCATAAGTTTTTTCTCCTTCTTCTTTCAGAGTAAATGTTTTTTTCAAACAGAAGTTGATTTTCTTGCTATGCTTTCAGCTTCGTTCTCCAAGCCGAATTTATTTTCAAATTCGTTGCGATTTAAGCATTTTCCGACACTTTTTCCAATCGGTCTTCAAGGTCGTGATAAATTTCCCGAAGTTCTTCGAGCGTCGCTTCGTCGGCTTCCCAAAATCCGCGACTGTTGGCTTCGAGCAATCTGCGAGCGATGCCCGCCGTTGCATGGGGATTTAATTTGGCCAAGCGTTCGCGCATTTCGCCGTCTTGCAAATACGTTTCGGCGACGCCTTTATATACCCAGCCTTCCACCGCTGCCGCCGTCGCGCTCCAGCCGTAGGTGTTATTCACATGCGCTTCAATCTCATGGACTCCCTCGTAGCCGTGCTTGAGCATCGATTCGTACCACTTGGGGTTCAAGACTTTGGCGCGGGTTTCCAAACGAACCATCTCTTCCAAAGAACTCAGCCGCTCGCCCGAACCCGTCCCGATCGCGTCGGCGACAACGACCGACGGGCGCTTGCTGCGAAGCTTTTCAACCGTTTTTGTGACGCCGCCAAGATATTCATAATAATGGTCAATGTCACTAATCCCGATTTCAAAACTGTCGACATTTTGGAACGCCATATCGACGGTGGACAGCGAACTTTCAAAAAGCTTTTTCTCTTCGCGCCATTCGCCCTTTTGATTCATGGTAAAACATTTGCGCGTGGTGAAGGCTTCGCCGAGCTGCGAATCGTCCTCCCACGAACTGCCCTCAACCAAGTAATTGACATTTGCGCCGTAGCTGCCCGGCGCGTTTGAATAGACGCGCGTGGCGGCCTCGTCCAGCGGAATGTTGTAGGCTTTGGCCTGTTCTTTGGCGTGTTTGCGCACGAAGTTTTTTTCAAGCGGCTCGTTTGCAGTCGCGGCAAGTCGGGCGGCTTTGTCCAACAATTTCATTTGATGCGTCAAAAGGTCGCGGAAAATGCCGCTCACCGTAATGACCACATCGATGCGCGGGCGGCCAAGCTCTTCAAGCGGAACGAGTTCGACGCTCGCAATATTTCCAAGCTCGTCCTGAACGGCACGAGCGCCCAGCAAGGCCAGCGCCTGCGCCACGCCTTCGCCGTCGCTCTTCAAATTGTCCGTTCCCCAAAGCACCATCGCAATGGTTTCGGGCAGCGCGTTTTGTTCTTTTTGAGCGCGTTCGAGCATGTCATCCACGAGCTTTTGGCCGGCGGTTTGCGCAAAGGCGGACGGCATTCGGAACGGGTCGAGGCCGTGAATATTGCGCCCGGTCGGCACCACCGCCGGATTGCGCACCACGTCGTTTCCGGGCGAGGGCGAAATGTAGCGCCCGTCCAGCGCCCTGAGTAGGCCTTCCAGTTCCTGCTCGTCTATAATATTTATTATCAGCTCGTTTAAGAACTGCCAAAGTTTTTCAAGCGTGCCGGGCTTCAGTCCCGATTCTTTTTCAAGAAACTCTTCGGCAGCCGCGCGGCGCATGGGGAAAGTGGCGCGTAAAAATTCCGCCTGCGAAATGTTTTTGCCGCTTGTGGTGCGGTGCGGCTCGTTTCCGATTGTAACAAATTGGCGAATCGCCTCGCGCGAAACCCGTTCAATGTCCTGCCAACGCTGTTGCGAAAGCTTGTCGGTTTTGACGCCCTTTCGAAGCGCGTCGTAATTCCAGCCTTTTTGCTGCGTTAGCAATTCCGGCAGCGGGGGCAATTTTTCATCCGGCTGATTGAACGAGGCGACGAGCGATAAAATATCGGTCAGCTCGTCCGTCGTGGCCGGTTTGCCAAGCACATGCAGCCCCATCGGAATCATGCGCTCCTCAATGCGAATGAGGTCGTGCGCAAGCGCCGCGATGTAGGCTTCCTCGTCCTGAATGTCGTATTTGGCCGCGCTGTTTTGCTCCGCTTGATTTTCGCTCGTTTGGAACGGCGAGCTGCCGACATTGATTTCCAACTTTTCGGCCTGTGTGCAAATATCTTTGAAAAGCTCCGCCGACGGCTGCTTTCTATATGCGTCGATTTGGTCTTTGAGTTGGCGCAAGCCTTTGTAAAGTCCGGCCTGCTCGAGCGGCGGCGCCATATAGCTGACGAGCGTGGCGCTACTGCGGCGTTTGGCGATGGTGCCTTCGCTCGGATTATTGACGCAGTAATAATAAAAATTCGTGAGGTTGCCGAGCAAACGCGTCGGCCAGCACGAGGCGCTGAGGCCATTTTGTTTGCCGGGCATAAATTCCAGCGCGCCGTGTGTGCCGAAGTGCAAAACGGCGTCGGCTTGATAAATATGGTCAAGCCAAGTGTAGAACGCGGCAAACCCGTGATGCGGCGCGGCGTCTTTGGCCATCAAAAGGCGCATCGGGTCGCGCTCGTAACCGAAACTCGGTTGCTGCCCGATGAACACATTGCCGAATTGTTTGCCCAAAATGAGAAAATTTTCGCCGTCGTTCAAAAGCTCGCCGGGCGCGTCGCCCCAAAATGGCTCAATTTCGTGGTAATGTTTAAACAGCCGCTTGTAATCTTGCACCGAAAAGCGCGCCTCGACATTGCCCGTTGTTCCGTAAGTCATGTGATTGCCGTTTACAATCGCTTCGCGCAAAGCGTCGGGTGTTTCGGGAACTTCCACCTGGTAGCCTTTTTCCTTCAGCTCAAGCATGAAGCGGTGCAAGCTGGCAAAGACATCCAAATA
Above is a window of Chloroherpeton thalassium ATCC 35110 DNA encoding:
- a CDS encoding phytase, whose protein sequence is MTYSRNFWPILFSAVLLLFTHTACTQKEKQTPAQTESPSAAYKQVRIKEDFLTKRNEQDNVDSPAIWNHSESENWIISTAKETDVLLVNDAATGNIIKRVGQSGQKLGEFKRPNGVAVIDDLALVVERDNQRVQLFALPDFKPLELIGADNLKRPYGLTVFASAPNTYELYVTDNYETPDEKLPPANELGERVHHYQFSVENGKVTYKLAGVFGDTAGAGVLKTVESIYADPANNTLLVADEHDSEHDLKVYTLDGKFTGTIIGKGIFKQEPEGIALYAADDSTGYWIATDQDYKANTFHIFDRKTFAHLGAFLGEITANTDGVALSQYAFGPFKNGAFYAVHDDGNVAAFSWQTIADSLGLRTDAVKSYQK
- a CDS encoding magnesium chelatase subunit H, yielding MRFIFLTMEVTNNSAIREAVANLKQKHQLDIDLKLYNMALLRGETAWQKLAEDVGHADFIFGSMLFSEEIVRPLEKILDEATCPVCIITSNPALIQTTKLGKFVMKKPEEAEESSSPIKKLMGRLKPKHGHGESQRQLGIVRNLSKVLKLIPGKARDLYTFISAHQYWLNGSTENLERMLCNIIDQYVPGYKGKLPLKDPLFYPDVALYHPEAPEHFETIPAYKKWQKQRGLTPDKGRVALLTMRASTLGGNTAHIHALTQALEKRGIEVTIAYCGGLDFRPAIESFFRSSSSSFEKQSKDTLDIDLLINGTGFSLVGGPAESRPQDAQKILNTLDVAYLEMIPLAFQKVKEWKQDDMGLSPVQLALSVAIPELDGAAEPRVYGGPISGGDKIIPIDEEIELAAERISRRIKLRKESNADKKLAVVLFNFPPNLGNVGTAAYLDVFASLHRFMLELKEKGYQVEVPETPDALREAIVNGNHMTYGTTGNVEARFSVQDYKRLFKHYHEIEPFWGDAPGELLNDGENFLILGKQFGNVFIGQQPSFGYERDPMRLLMAKDAAPHHGFAAFYTWLDHIYQADAVLHFGTHGALEFMPGKQNGLSASCWPTRLLGNLTNFYYYCVNNPSEGTIAKRRSSATLVSYMAPPLEQAGLYKGLRQLKDQIDAYRKQPSAELFKDICTQAEKLEINVGSSPFQTSENQAEQNSAAKYDIQDEEAYIAALAHDLIRIEERMIPMGLHVLGKPATTDELTDILSLVASFNQPDEKLPPLPELLTQQKGWNYDALRKGVKTDKLSQQRWQDIERVSREAIRQFVTIGNEPHRTTSGKNISQAEFLRATFPMRRAAAEEFLEKESGLKPGTLEKLWQFLNELIINIIDEQELEGLLRALDGRYISPSPGNDVVRNPAVVPTGRNIHGLDPFRMPSAFAQTAGQKLVDDMLERAQKEQNALPETIAMVLWGTDNLKSDGEGVAQALALLGARAVQDELGNIASVELVPLEELGRPRIDVVITVSGIFRDLLTHQMKLLDKAARLAATANEPLEKNFVRKHAKEQAKAYNIPLDEAATRVYSNAPGSYGANVNYLVEGSSWEDDSQLGEAFTTRKCFTMNQKGEWREEKKLFESSLSTVDMAFQNVDSFEIGISDIDHYYEYLGGVTKTVEKLRSKRPSVVVADAIGTGSGERLSSLEEMVRLETRAKVLNPKWYESMLKHGYEGVHEIEAHVNNTYGWSATAAAVEGWVYKGVAETYLQDGEMRERLAKLNPHATAGIARRLLEANSRGFWEADEATLEELREIYHDLEDRLEKVSENA
- the bchM gene encoding magnesium protoporphyrin IX methyltransferase, producing MGKEIVDVELHKEELQSYFNGIGFQRWSAIYGQKEVSSIRKTVRDGHAQMMAQAESWLMSHNLPKGATILDAGCGTGLFSIAIAKRGFNVTAIDIAAQMVEQAKVDAKREGVADRINFNVGDLESISGSFDAVVCFDVLIHYPAKGFKQMCSKMAKMSKGPFIFTYAPYNSMLAFKMWIGEFFPKNDRRMNLQMMKDDTVNESLRMGGKKLNQQAKIHHGFYHAALIEAIPTR
- a CDS encoding TonB-dependent receptor, whose product is MTHWGRSFWGRLFPLWFALSLFSLQNGYAEQTGRIIGKVVDEEAKVPLPGATIDVVGTLIGTATNLSGDFSLVLPSTFEGKQEIKISYLGFETQTVEVDVKSGETVTLNVIMKSKLLQTGEVVVTGQLEGQAKALNQQRASETIKNIVAADQISRFPDPNAAEALQRIPGVNIERDEGEGRYVFVRGLSPQYTNVSINGEQIPSPEGDVRYIALDAVPADQLASLEVTKALTPDMDGDAIGGNVNLITRTAQSDVLKVNASLAGEYNDLVSKFGYQSSVNLGQRLNDGKFGYMFNLSYHPSHRGSQKNEMDDWALDNDEGLPELQTFELRDYDIERNRVGLSSTFDYRFDDNNMIYLRALYSDLREHENRRRVEFSYDEDDDEWTINKNMKSRPENQGVYSFNLGGTHASNNFNLDYEASYAYARQETPHDRQLYFEVSGLDIDLDVDDALVPKITSVKDEDGNTFCYCSETDAFEFDKYEESETMATDQNITGKVNMAYPFQFGKTPGKLKFGGKVRFKDKDYEYKYYNEWKLKDGIDDLTLSQFLGEYESDDFANGDYKTGKFPDVASFRRYLLAHPDYFENDEEAALEEKTLSEYDASENVYAGYVMSEFQFNKLMLLAGVRYEYTDVEYDAGEWDAENDAAVKVSGTNNYGLVLPMVHLKYNLNDFSILRAAATYSYARPNFGDMVQGAEFDLDDKEAELGNLDLEPVKSFNLDLFGEHYIGSVGVISAGFFYKSLSDFIYKKTYDGTFRGVEDVEITQSVNGDDATLWGLEVAWQQNLTFLPGVLSGLGVYANYTYTNSSATVKNLAGTDEAETEIDLPGQSKHVGNLALYYTRGGFNARVSANFNGEFISEIDGDDLYKIDDRLQIDVSASQRLSDNVSVYGEVINLTNERRVDFYNTLDTPATREYYGFWARLGFKYSL